The Ignavibacteriales bacterium genome includes a window with the following:
- the recJ gene encoding single-stranded-DNA-specific exonuclease RecJ translates to MSPIKEYRWTLRSDTTVTPEITERVQSLSQELSISPVLTEILVSRGIDTFEKARTFFRPSMEDLHDPFIMDHMDAAVKRISLAVFNNEHMIVFGDYDVDGTDSTAMLWKFLKDAGANVSYFIPDRIKDGYGISTAGIDHVRDAGATLLIAVDCGITAVQQVEYARSYGIDIIICDHHEPGNEIPNATAVLDALKPSCSYPFKYLCGCGVAFKLIQALATSEPIRSKFGEDAPKRLLDYLQYVTLATTADIVPLVNENRVMVKLGLELMNSIPVPGIRALIETSGLSLGRISSGQIVFVLAPRINAVGRLGDANRAVEMLASDSYDRAVQIARVMEDENFQRRKIDEETFLQAQEIVEKVLEADNDSAIVLHQEAWHPGVIGIVASRLVERYYRPTIMMTTVDGVAKGSARSISGFNIHEALKRCEDKLIQFGGHKYAAGLTVELDRLDEFRDAFKQVAAELLTEELLTPEIKIDAELQLSDLTPKFIRVLNQFAPFGPENMRPVFAARNVEVLGQPRIVGKNHLRFKVRSNTHIVDAIGFNLGHLLSRVRNGSKVDVVFSLDEGEFAGETVPQLKIRDVK, encoded by the coding sequence TTGTCACCTATTAAGGAATACCGCTGGACATTACGGAGTGATACGACTGTAACGCCGGAAATAACGGAGAGAGTGCAATCGTTGTCACAGGAACTTTCCATATCTCCTGTACTAACCGAGATACTTGTAAGCCGAGGCATTGATACATTCGAGAAGGCACGGACATTCTTCCGGCCCAGCATGGAAGATCTCCACGATCCATTTATCATGGATCATATGGATGCAGCTGTAAAGCGCATCTCACTGGCAGTCTTCAACAATGAACACATGATTGTGTTTGGTGACTACGACGTTGATGGAACTGATAGCACTGCGATGCTGTGGAAATTTCTGAAAGATGCGGGCGCAAACGTCAGCTATTTTATTCCAGACAGAATCAAAGATGGCTATGGTATTTCGACTGCAGGCATTGATCATGTGCGTGATGCCGGCGCTACACTTCTGATTGCTGTTGATTGTGGTATTACGGCAGTCCAGCAAGTGGAATATGCTCGCTCCTACGGCATCGATATCATCATCTGTGATCACCATGAACCTGGGAATGAAATCCCAAACGCCACTGCCGTACTTGACGCTCTGAAACCATCTTGTTCGTACCCGTTTAAATATCTTTGCGGATGCGGAGTGGCATTCAAACTCATTCAAGCGCTTGCAACATCCGAACCAATTCGGAGCAAGTTTGGCGAAGATGCGCCAAAACGCCTGCTCGACTATTTACAATACGTAACGCTCGCAACCACAGCGGATATCGTTCCGCTTGTCAATGAAAACCGTGTTATGGTCAAATTAGGATTAGAGCTGATGAACTCTATCCCTGTACCTGGAATTCGAGCACTCATCGAAACCTCTGGATTATCACTTGGCAGAATTTCTTCCGGACAGATTGTCTTCGTACTTGCGCCGCGTATTAACGCGGTGGGAAGATTGGGAGACGCCAACCGAGCAGTTGAAATGCTTGCGAGCGATTCGTACGATCGTGCTGTTCAAATCGCTCGTGTTATGGAAGATGAAAACTTTCAACGGCGGAAGATAGATGAGGAAACGTTTCTTCAAGCGCAGGAAATTGTAGAGAAAGTTCTTGAGGCGGACAACGACAGCGCAATCGTTTTGCATCAGGAAGCGTGGCATCCGGGTGTGATCGGCATTGTCGCGTCTCGATTAGTAGAGCGATATTATCGTCCCACCATTATGATGACGACGGTTGACGGCGTTGCGAAAGGTTCTGCGCGCAGTATCTCCGGCTTCAATATTCATGAGGCACTGAAGCGGTGTGAAGACAAACTCATACAATTTGGCGGACACAAATATGCCGCCGGCTTGACAGTAGAATTAGACAGGCTCGATGAATTCCGCGATGCGTTCAAGCAAGTTGCCGCTGAACTTCTGACGGAAGAATTGCTTACGCCGGAAATAAAGATTGACGCAGAATTACAGCTTTCCGATTTAACGCCAAAATTTATTCGAGTGTTAAATCAATTCGCGCCGTTCGGGCCAGAGAACATGCGTCCCGTATTTGCAGCACGTAACGTGGAAGTGCTTGGACAACCGCGCATTGTCGGAAAGAATCATCTCCGCTTTAAGGTACGCAGCAACACCCATATTGTGGATGCTATTGGATTTAATCTCGGCCATTTATTAAGCCGAGTGCGCAACGGCAGTAAAGTTGATGTTGTCTTCTCGTTGGATGAAGGAGAATTCGCCGGTGAAACCGTTCCGCAATTAAAAATTCGAGATGTTAAGTGA
- a CDS encoding YebC/PmpR family DNA-binding transcriptional regulator, which translates to MSGHSKWSTIKRKKAVTDARRGKVFTQVIKEITVAAKLGGGDPGSNARLRFAIDKAKASNMPADNIKRAIQKGTGELPGVNYEDAVYEVYGPGGVAIIIETVTDNKNRTISDIRHILERNHGKIAMSGSVAFQFHKKGIILVPKSVVPEDDLLSIILDAGAEDMKIEGDEYSIICNPENFEKVRQAIFSKSIKIESAEILLIADNTVKVEGKDAENLLKLMEVLEDYDDVQKVHANFDIDDKELARIGTGIS; encoded by the coding sequence ATGTCCGGTCATAGCAAATGGTCAACAATTAAGCGGAAGAAAGCCGTTACCGATGCACGACGCGGCAAAGTCTTCACGCAGGTCATCAAGGAAATAACTGTCGCCGCAAAACTTGGCGGCGGCGATCCAGGCAGCAACGCACGACTGCGGTTCGCGATTGATAAGGCGAAAGCAAGCAACATGCCTGCCGACAATATTAAGCGCGCTATTCAAAAAGGGACGGGTGAATTACCCGGCGTTAATTATGAAGACGCGGTGTATGAAGTCTACGGACCTGGCGGTGTCGCTATTATTATCGAGACCGTGACGGATAATAAAAACCGCACAATTTCGGACATCCGTCATATACTTGAACGAAACCATGGTAAGATTGCGATGTCCGGATCTGTCGCGTTTCAATTTCACAAGAAAGGCATCATCCTTGTTCCAAAGTCTGTTGTGCCGGAAGATGATTTACTCTCCATCATTCTTGATGCAGGAGCCGAGGACATGAAAATCGAGGGAGACGAGTACAGTATTATTTGCAATCCTGAAAATTTTGAAAAGGTGAGACAAGCCATCTTTTCAAAAAGCATTAAGATCGAATCTGCAGAGATTCTTCTCATCGCCGATAATACTGTAAAAGTAGAAGGAAAAGATGCGGAGAACTTATTGAAACTCATGGAAGTGCTTGAGGACTATGACGATGTGCAAAAAGTACACGCCAATTTCGATATTGACGACAAGGAACTGGCGCGCATAGGAACCGGCATTAGCTGA
- a CDS encoding ribonuclease HI family protein: MTIFAYTDGASRGNPGESGVGIILKDELGNVIASQYGYIGKATNNIAEYTALAACLKLVQSTECSQLVVHSDSELMVRQLNGQYKVKDAQLKKHFHHIQNILVASPFQFKIRHVPREKNREADALANRGIDTKKLLLM, from the coding sequence ATGACCATCTTCGCGTATACAGATGGCGCGTCGCGCGGCAATCCAGGTGAAAGCGGCGTTGGTATAATTCTGAAGGACGAGCTTGGCAACGTGATCGCATCGCAGTATGGTTATATTGGAAAAGCAACAAACAATATCGCCGAATATACTGCACTTGCAGCTTGTCTGAAACTCGTGCAATCAACTGAATGCAGTCAGCTTGTTGTTCATTCCGACAGCGAATTGATGGTACGTCAATTAAATGGTCAATACAAGGTGAAGGATGCACAATTGAAGAAACACTTTCACCACATCCAAAATATTCTTGTGGCGTCTCCATTTCAGTTTAAAATTAGACATGTGCCGCGCGAAAAAAATCGGGAAGCAGATGCATTAGCAAACCGCGGAATAGATACAAAAAAACTTTTACTCATGTGA
- a CDS encoding RluA family pseudouridine synthase: MRWKLENILKKNGGGILLEDETIIVLNKPAGLLVLPDRFDRKLMNLYDLLKETFGTIFVVHRIDRETSGVVLFAKTAEAHAFLNAAFEKRQVEKSYRAIVVGSPNADSGCIDFPISENEHGVRKMKIDKKNGKEAITDYKVLEKINGYALIEATPHTGRTHQIRIHLSAIGLPILADPLYSNSGRFFLSSIKRNYKSNGEEKPLLARTALHAFSLSFIHPATGEKTFIEVPMPKDMETVLKVLKKYQ; this comes from the coding sequence ATGCGATGGAAACTTGAAAATATTCTTAAGAAGAACGGCGGCGGGATCCTGCTGGAAGATGAGACCATCATTGTTCTCAATAAACCTGCCGGATTGTTAGTGCTTCCGGACCGGTTCGACAGGAAATTGATGAATCTTTATGATCTTCTGAAAGAAACGTTCGGAACTATTTTTGTTGTGCATAGAATTGATAGAGAGACCAGCGGTGTTGTGCTCTTTGCCAAGACTGCCGAAGCGCATGCGTTTCTCAATGCTGCATTTGAAAAGCGGCAAGTGGAAAAGTCATATCGGGCAATTGTTGTCGGATCGCCAAATGCTGATAGCGGCTGCATAGATTTTCCGATATCAGAGAATGAACATGGCGTGAGAAAAATGAAGATCGACAAGAAAAATGGAAAGGAAGCGATTACAGATTATAAAGTACTAGAAAAAATAAATGGTTACGCGCTTATAGAGGCAACGCCGCATACAGGGCGCACACACCAAATCCGCATTCACTTGAGCGCCATCGGATTACCGATTCTTGCTGATCCTTTGTATAGTAACAGCGGCCGGTTTTTTCTTTCGAGCATCAAGCGGAATTATAAATCGAATGGGGAAGAGAAGCCGCTGTTAGCGCGGACGGCTCTTCATGCTTTTTCTCTTTCCTTTATCCATCCTGCAACAGGCGAGAAGACGTTCATAGAAGTTCCCATGCCTAAAGATATGGAAACAGTATTAAAAGTCTTGAAAAAATATCAGTAA
- the ruvB gene encoding Holliday junction branch migration DNA helicase RuvB translates to MTKPERLDQEIDLDQTLRPSALTDFVGQNKIVENLKVFIAAARQRGEPLDHVLLTGPPGLGKTTLAHIIAHEMGTGIKMTSGPALEKPGDLAGILTSLEESEVLFIDEIHRVPARIEEYLYSAMEDFRVDIVIDSGPGAKTIQLGLQPFTLVGATTRAGLLSSPLRSRFGITNRLDYYSYDQLDSIIRRSAGILSIATESEATIEIAKRSRGTPRIANRLLKRCRDFAQADTRLAHFDGFITQEVAEFSLKALEVDEHGFDEMDKRILHAIINNYNGGPVGVGTLAVAVGEEPGTLEEVYEPYLIQEGFLKRTSRGREATALAYKHFGIPANKKSIQQSDIEFGS, encoded by the coding sequence TTGACAAAACCTGAACGACTGGATCAAGAAATTGATCTCGATCAAACGTTACGCCCGTCTGCGCTCACAGATTTTGTCGGACAAAATAAAATTGTTGAGAATCTGAAAGTGTTCATTGCGGCAGCACGGCAGCGTGGCGAACCGCTCGATCATGTTTTATTGACTGGTCCCCCTGGACTTGGCAAGACAACGCTTGCCCACATCATTGCACACGAAATGGGCACCGGTATTAAAATGACATCTGGCCCGGCGTTGGAAAAGCCAGGCGATCTCGCCGGTATTCTTACTTCGCTCGAGGAATCGGAAGTGCTCTTCATTGACGAAATCCATCGTGTGCCTGCAAGAATAGAAGAATATTTGTATTCCGCGATGGAAGATTTTCGAGTCGACATTGTGATAGACAGCGGACCTGGGGCAAAAACCATTCAGCTTGGTCTTCAACCATTTACTCTGGTTGGAGCTACAACACGCGCCGGATTGCTGAGTTCACCCTTACGATCGCGGTTCGGCATTACAAATCGTTTAGATTATTATTCGTACGACCAATTAGACAGCATTATCCGGCGCTCGGCTGGTATTCTATCGATAGCGACAGAGTCAGAAGCAACCATAGAAATTGCTAAACGTTCACGCGGAACGCCGCGTATCGCCAATCGTCTATTAAAACGGTGCCGCGATTTTGCACAAGCGGATACACGGTTAGCGCATTTCGATGGCTTCATCACACAAGAAGTTGCTGAATTTTCACTCAAGGCGCTGGAAGTGGACGAGCACGGGTTTGACGAGATGGACAAACGCATTTTGCATGCCATTATTAATAATTATAATGGCGGACCGGTCGGTGTCGGCACACTTGCCGTTGCGGTTGGTGAAGAACCTGGAACGCTGGAAGAAGTATATGAACCGTATCTTATTCAAGAGGGTTTTTTGAAACGCACTTCCCGTGGCCGCGAGGCAACCGCACTTGCCTATAAACATTTTGGCATCCCGGCAAACAAAAAATCGATACAGCAATCGGATATTGAGTTTGGCAGCTAA
- the ruvA gene encoding Holliday junction branch migration protein RuvA, whose amino-acid sequence MIASLTGILKYKSPTEILIDVHGVGYTVSIPLSTYEKLGDVGSSISLLTHFHVREDAMQLFGFFSDEERRLFRLLISVSGIGPKIAQSILSGMNVEELKSHLLSGNVTALTAIPGVGKKTAERLILELRDKVGRVIADTDHMSAPDMASAAMRTEALQALTSLGYNLQIAERSIRLVLKETEGSIISLEELVKRALRHTNAR is encoded by the coding sequence ATGATTGCATCTCTTACGGGTATCCTCAAATATAAAAGTCCTACCGAAATCCTTATTGATGTGCACGGCGTTGGCTACACCGTGAGTATTCCGCTCTCGACATATGAAAAACTTGGGGATGTTGGTTCTTCCATTTCCCTGCTGACGCATTTTCATGTACGCGAAGATGCCATGCAATTGTTTGGTTTTTTTTCAGACGAAGAACGACGGCTCTTTAGACTTCTCATTTCGGTATCGGGCATCGGACCAAAGATTGCACAGAGCATTCTTTCTGGAATGAACGTAGAAGAACTCAAATCCCATCTTCTCAGTGGAAACGTCACTGCTCTGACGGCAATTCCCGGCGTTGGTAAAAAAACAGCCGAACGTTTGATCTTAGAGTTACGCGATAAGGTCGGCAGGGTGATTGCAGATACTGACCATATGTCAGCTCCCGATATGGCCTCTGCCGCGATGCGCACGGAAGCGCTTCAAGCGCTTACATCACTGGGTTACAATCTGCAAATCGCTGAGAGGTCTATCCGACTCGTTTTAAAAGAAACCGAGGGCTCGATCATTTCTCTTGAAGAACTCGTTAAACGTGCGCTCCGCCACACGAACGCCCGATAA
- the ruvC gene encoding crossover junction endodeoxyribonuclease RuvC → MIILGVDPGTLVTGFGIIDVVRGKYSILTYNVVKNSGNDSMPIRLKRIYDRLCEIINQYHPDEFAIETAFYGKNAQSALKIGHARGVSILAAVNHEIPTAEYSPREVKKAVTGNGAASKQQVQFMVKTHLKLRETPKYFDVSDALAVALCHSFRITGGKATSRRTRRTASNTHRSWSDFIHSHPERVVRKK, encoded by the coding sequence ATGATAATTCTCGGTGTTGATCCTGGCACTCTCGTTACTGGTTTTGGCATTATAGATGTGGTGCGGGGAAAGTATTCTATTCTTACGTATAATGTTGTAAAAAATTCCGGCAATGATTCTATGCCAATCCGTTTGAAGCGAATTTATGACCGGCTGTGTGAAATCATCAACCAATATCATCCGGATGAGTTTGCCATCGAAACCGCCTTCTATGGAAAGAATGCACAATCAGCTTTGAAAATTGGCCACGCACGCGGCGTATCAATTTTGGCGGCAGTGAATCATGAAATTCCAACTGCCGAATATTCTCCACGCGAAGTCAAGAAAGCCGTTACCGGCAACGGTGCAGCTTCTAAACAGCAAGTGCAGTTCATGGTGAAAACACATTTGAAACTCCGCGAGACGCCGAAATATTTCGATGTCTCGGACGCGCTCGCAGTCGCCTTATGTCATTCATTCCGAATCACGGGCGGCAAAGCAACGTCCCGACGCACGCGGAGGACGGCGTCGAATACACATCGAAGCTGGTCGGATTTCATTCACTCACATCCAGAACGAGTCGTGAGGAAAAAATGA
- a CDS encoding YCF48-related protein, translated as MQRHKRKIPWLLICMCWIMNLAGWKIVYSQNTPSEGVSLRAITFADANTVIAVGDSGTVARSTDMGSTWSMWRTINNITTPLNGVAFTTSARGFAVGANGVLLMTTNGGTSWTNQLINAKETLRSIFFSNGTTGTAVGENGVIYHSLDGGNNWFMQTSGVRVNLNSVVLLDNKTGIAVGDHGIILRTTDDGTTWTNLSSSFITYNFYSVAFNGSNNGIIVGQNGTILHTSNAGISWTLEPSGIAQTLFCTVLPSSNFSIAVGSSATILTSYLREPNWLKQTNSTRSTFIAVAFANTKVGVAVGGQQTIIRTTDGAVTWNAMTPVLQKPIVQEATTKPPGGFPKSNIATGVGANGMILQSKDFGTTWSKIVGTSENTLMAITAIDQTSATAVGNSGIILRTNDAGATWTTQLSTTTRPLFRSCFTSKDSGIVVGDYGLMLRTTNGGTTWNKQPSGTINHLRDIAFVDSKTGISIGAMGTIIGTSDGGTTWTLQESGTANWLNAVVLLSQSTSIVVGGDGIILRSTNNGKTWISQASGTTKELFNAYSIDSANVFVVGTEGTILRTQDGGTKWTAIEGQSASDLRSVQFFDENLGIIVGAGGTILRTTNGGTTWTKVETDFPLSLFGLTIN; from the coding sequence ATGCAAAGGCATAAACGAAAAATTCCATGGCTGCTGATCTGCATGTGCTGGATCATGAATTTAGCTGGATGGAAGATCGTCTATTCTCAGAACACGCCGTCGGAGGGAGTATCACTGCGAGCAATAACATTTGCAGATGCAAACACCGTTATTGCCGTTGGCGATAGCGGAACTGTTGCACGTTCTACCGACATGGGCAGCACGTGGTCAATGTGGCGCACTATCAACAACATAACGACTCCGTTGAACGGAGTAGCTTTTACAACTTCAGCGCGTGGATTTGCTGTCGGGGCAAACGGTGTTCTTCTTATGACAACAAATGGCGGAACATCCTGGACCAACCAACTCATCAATGCAAAAGAAACCCTGCGCTCAATCTTCTTCAGTAATGGGACGACCGGTACTGCTGTTGGTGAGAATGGTGTCATCTATCATTCTCTCGATGGCGGGAACAATTGGTTCATGCAGACAAGCGGCGTTCGTGTCAATCTCAACAGTGTTGTCTTGCTGGACAACAAAACAGGAATCGCCGTCGGTGACCACGGAATAATTCTCCGCACAACAGATGATGGAACTACATGGACAAATCTATCTTCTTCTTTCATCACTTATAATTTTTACTCCGTTGCTTTTAACGGATCGAATAATGGAATCATCGTCGGTCAAAACGGAACAATTCTTCATACATCGAATGCCGGCATAAGCTGGACATTAGAACCGAGCGGCATTGCACAAACACTTTTTTGTACGGTTCTTCCCTCCTCAAACTTTTCTATCGCCGTAGGGAGTTCTGCAACAATTCTTACCTCCTATTTAAGAGAACCAAATTGGCTGAAGCAAACGAATTCCACCCGCAGCACATTTATTGCAGTGGCATTTGCTAATACGAAAGTTGGCGTTGCAGTTGGGGGTCAACAAACTATTATTCGAACAACGGATGGTGCAGTTACATGGAATGCTATGACACCGGTGTTGCAAAAACCAATCGTGCAGGAAGCGACAACAAAACCACCTGGTGGATTTCCAAAAAGTAATATTGCAACCGGCGTTGGAGCGAATGGCATGATTCTCCAATCTAAAGATTTCGGTACGACCTGGTCGAAGATCGTCGGCACAAGCGAGAATACACTTATGGCAATCACAGCGATTGACCAAACGAGTGCTACTGCTGTGGGAAACAGCGGCATTATTCTCCGTACGAACGACGCTGGAGCGACTTGGACGACTCAACTGAGTACAACCACCAGACCATTATTCCGATCATGCTTCACAAGCAAAGATTCCGGAATAGTCGTTGGTGATTATGGCCTTATGCTGAGAACAACGAACGGCGGTACCACATGGAACAAACAGCCGTCAGGTACAATTAACCATCTGCGCGATATTGCATTTGTTGACAGCAAAACCGGTATTTCCATCGGGGCAATGGGAACAATTATCGGGACGAGCGATGGCGGAACGACATGGACATTGCAGGAAAGCGGAACGGCAAATTGGTTAAATGCTGTCGTGCTTCTTTCTCAATCTACATCCATTGTAGTCGGTGGAGACGGAATAATTCTTCGCTCTACAAACAACGGCAAAACGTGGATATCACAAGCGAGCGGAACGACAAAGGAATTGTTTAATGCTTACTCTATCGACTCAGCAAATGTATTCGTCGTTGGAACTGAGGGAACGATTTTACGTACACAGGATGGCGGAACAAAGTGGACTGCGATTGAGGGTCAATCTGCCAGTGATTTGCGTTCAGTCCAATTCTTCGATGAAAACCTTGGCATCATCGTCGGAGCTGGAGGAACAATTCTGAGAACGACAAACGGCGGGACCACTTGGACAAAGGTAGAAACAGATTTTCCGTTATCGCTCTTTGGTTTGACAATCAATTGA